The following proteins come from a genomic window of Miscanthus floridulus cultivar M001 chromosome 2, ASM1932011v1, whole genome shotgun sequence:
- the LOC136540724 gene encoding phenolic glucoside malonyltransferase 1-like, with translation METVAPAGLRLLSVCRVAPAPALMPVDNCSNVKAKLSFLDVPWVATPPVQEVFLYEKGGGAEYGGMVKRLKESLAASLALYLPLAGKLAYVQETRDIVIDCSDPGVAFFEAEAMAGCMDLSRLASDDDDDVPAMELASLVPEHDARVLPAPVMVVQATRLNAGLALGVSVHHAAVDGRAFDLFMDAWSSMSRGGASPVTNKPLSPPNYSREAIAHPSSDELAHEVLSKVAPNLPLANAMEENDYMSHSYRLRHRTFLLGADDIRTLKQHIDGLVERRPSGEVMMANNKKPVSAFVALSALSWAAFVRAKGLAAGEDTYLVFQVDLRARLRPPVGAGYIGNCVRGCIASADAGELLGDMGFLRASRAIQAAVKEAVEAPLDRIGEWMERLIALPAARQANVGGSPLFRVYQTADFGFGMPDKVVPLSMAGSPETTTTTCYHGVGRSGHHVVQSLSMNDDHGGRIVLSGGKRDGEVRLSVSLDPVLMDAFKNNINNIPTRSRL, from the exons ATGGAAACAGTAGCCCCTGCCGGCCTGCGCTTGCTCTCTGTGTGCCGTgtagcgccggcgccggcgctgatGCCAGTGGACAATTGCAGCAACGTGAAGGCGAAGCTCTCCTTCTTGGACGTGCCGTGGGTTGCGACGCCGCCGGTTCAGGAGGTGTTCCTGTACGAGAAGGGCGGCGGTGCTGAGTACGGTGGCATGGTGAAGCGGCTCAAGGAGTCCCTCGCCGCGTCGCTCGCGCTCTACCTCCCCCTCGCCGGGAAACTGGCCTACGTGCAGGAGACCCGGGACATTGTCATCGACTGCTCCGACCCCGGGGTGGCCTTCttcgaggccgaggcgatggccGGCTGCATGGACTTGAGCCGGCTCgccagcgacgacgacgacgatgttcCGGCGATGGAGTTGGCGAGCCTGGTGCCAGAGCATGATGCCCGTGTGCTTCCAGCGCCGGTCATGGTCGTGCAAGCCACGCGGTTAAATGCTGGCCTGGCGCTCGGCGTCTCCGTTCACCATGCGGCCGTCGACGGCCGTGCCTTCGATCTGTTCATGGACGCGTGGTCGTCCATGTCCCGCGGCGGAGCCTCACCTGTGACCAATAAGCCGCTCTCCCCGCCAAACTACAGCAGGGAGGCCATCGCCCATCCCAGCAGCGACGAGCTCGCGCACGAGGTCCTCAGCAAGGTCGCGCCAAATCTGCCCCTG GCGAACGCGATGGAGGAGAATGACTACATGAGCCATAGCTACCGGCTGCGGCACCGGACCTTCCTCCTCGGCGCCGACGACATCCGGACACTGAAGCAGCACATCGATGGGCTCGTCGAGCGCAGACCCAGCGGAGAGGTGATGATGGCCAACAACAAGAAGCCGGTGTCCGCGTTTGTAGCCTTGTCTGCTCTGAGCTGGGCGGCATTCGTTCGGGCCAAGGGACTCGCTGCGGGGGAAGACACGTACCTCGTCTTCCAGGTCGACCTACGCGCGCGCCTCCGACCACCCGTCGGTGCGGGCTACATTGGCAACTGCGTCAGAGGTTGTATAGCGAGTGCGGACGCCGGGGAGCTCCTCGGCGACATGGGGTTCCTGCGCGCGTCGCGGGCGATCCAGGCGGCCGTGAAGGAGGCGGTGGAAGCACCGCTTGACAGGATCGGGGAATGGATGGAGAGGCTGATTGCATTGCCCGCCGCGCGGCAAGCCAACGTGGGGGGAAGCCCGCTGTTCCGAGTGTACCAGACGGCGGACTTTGGGTTTGGTATGCCAGACAAGGTGGTGCCGCTGTCCATGGCTGGGAGCCccgagacgacgacgacgacatgctATCATGGGGTCGGGAGGTCTGGCCACCATGTGGTGCAATCCTTGTCCATGAACGACGACCATGGCGGAAGGATAGTGCTCTCGGGTGGTAAGAGAGATGGTGAGGTCCGTCTGTCTGTGTCGCTTGATCCGGtgctcatggatgctttcaaGAACAACATCAATAACATACCAACAAGGTCGAGATTGTAG